CCTCGCCTCATGGTGTTTTCCACGTTGTTTCTCGGAACCATGAATTGAAGCAGGTAATCGGGCCCTCCCGCCTTGGAGCCGATACCGGAAAGTTTGAATCCTCCAAAGGGATGGCGGTTTACGATTGCACCGGTTATGCCGCGATTTATGTACAGATTGCCGACCCGAAAGGCCTTTTTGGCCTTTTCTATGTTCTGGGGACTCCTGGAAAAGACACCACCTGTCAGGGCAAAGGCAGTTCCGTTTGCAATGTCAAGGGCTTCGTCAAAGGTACGGGCCTTGATCACAACGAGAACAGGGCCGAAGATCTCTTCCTGACACAGGCGGTGATCGGGCGGAAGGTCTGTGAAGATCGTAAGAGGAACGAAGTATCCGCCTTCTGCGCCCTTTTCCGGGGTTTTCATAACCAGAACTTTACCGTCCTTTTTTCCGTGTTCTATGTATTCCATGATTTTTTTCTGTGCACCCTCGTCGATAACGGCTCCCATGAAAAAGCGGGGATCTTCTACGGGGCCGATTTCGATGCTTTCGGCCGCGGCTTTAAGGCGGGTGACGAAGCGGTCGTAGTTTTCTTCAAGGACGATAACCCTTGAACAGGCAGAGCATTTCTGCCCCTGATACCCGAATGCCGAGTGGAGAACGTGAACTACGGCCTCATCGAGATCGGCATCGGAGTCAATAATTATCGCATTCTTGCCGCCCATTTCGGCGATGACGGATTTTACGTGTTGCGCTTCCGGTGGAGTCTGTGCCGCCTGGGCTATGATGTGAAGCCCCACTTCTTTGCTTCCGGTGAAGGCAATCATGTGGACCAGAGGATGTCTGAGCAGGTGGTCTCCGATGATCCTTCCGGGACCCGGCAAGTAGTTCAGCACTCCCGGAGGAAGTCCCGCCTTTTCGAACAGCGTGACCATCATGTATCCGGTGATGGCACTTTGCGATGAGGGTTTGTACACCACCGTGTTTCCCGTAACCAGCGCAGCGGAAGTCATACCTGTCGAAATGGCAAGGGGGAAGTTCCAGGGCGCAACCACAAGGGCCACTCCCCGGGGTTCATAGAACAATTCGCTTATTTCTCCCGGAACATCTCCCATTCGTCTCGGTCGGGACAGTCTGATCATTTCTCTGGCGTAATACTCAAGAAAATCGATAGCTTCGCATACATCGGCATCTGCTTCGCTCCAGCTCTTTCCCACCTCGAGAACCTGGAGTGCCGCAAGAAAGTGCCGTTTTTTTCGCGCCTCTTCTGCTGCCCTGATCAGGATTTCCGCTCTTCTCTCCGGCGGTGTGTCCCCCCAGGAAGGGAAGGCCTTCCATGCGGCTTCTACCGCTTTCTGCGCATGAGAGCCGTTGGCTTTTGAAGCCACTCCGACAATCTCGGAAAAGGAATTCGGGTTTCGGGATTCAATAATCTCTTCCGTTTTTATCTTTTTCCCGTCAATGATCAAAGGAGCCTGAAAGGGCATTGACTTCCTGACTTCCCTGAGGGCAGAAGCAAAGCTCCTGCGGTTGGCTTCAACGGTCCAGTCTGTAGGTGGTTCGTTTTTGAAAGGCGGTAAAGTGGCTTCGCTTTCCGCGGCGGGTTTCTTTGACTCACGAGTATTGATGAGCTCCAGCGGGTTTTTCAGGAGCTCGTCTATGGATTTCCCTTCCGAGAAACTCAGCCTCAGAAAAGACTCGTTTGCCGTGTTTTCAAGGAGCCTTCTTATAAGATATGCCATTCCGGGGATCATCTCCCCGATTGGCGTATAAAGCCTGAGAGGAAGCCCAGCTTTACGCAAAGCATTCCTTACGGGTTCTGCCATACCGAAAAGGATTTGAAACTCGTAAGCACTGTGCGGAACCTTCAAATCTTTCGCCGTTTCAATAACAAAACTTATGGACCTTATGTTGTGAGACGCACAGGCAAAATAAACCCTCTGGTGATTCTGAAGAAGCAGGGCGGCTAACTTTTCAAACCGGGCATCCGTTTCCGCCTTACGGGTGAATACGGGAATCGGCCAATTTTTCTGCCGTGCCCAGATTACTTCAGCATCCCAATAAGCACCCTTAACGAGTCTTATGGGGATCCGCATTTTATTTTTTTCCGCCCATGCCAGGATTCTTTTACAATCCTCTTCACTGCTTTTCAGGTAGCTCTGGATTACGATGCCGAATTCGGGATACTCTCTAAATTCCGGCTCCTCCTTAAGCCTCTGGAAAAGGGCAAAGGTCATGTCTTTGAGCTCATAATGCTCCATATCGAGGGTAATGTGAGCCCCCATGCTCACCGCCTTGCGGAGAATAGGACGAAGTCTTTCGCGGGCCTGGTCGACGCTGTAGTCAAAGGCCTGAGGTCGCATTTGAGAATACATAGCCGATGGCTTTATGGACACGTTTATCATCGGGGCATAACCCCAGTCGAGGTTTCCGGAGCCGTCCCCGAGAGGAGTCCAGCTTTTTTGTGCTTCGCCCAGCGTGTCGAGAAGTTCCATGTAGCGCCTCTGATATTCTTCCGCTTCTGCTTCCGACACAACGGCTTCGCCCAGAAGATCAACGGAAAAGGCCAGCCCATCTTTGCGTAGCTTCTCAAGAACTGGCAGAGCTTCCTGAGGCGTTTCGGCCGCTATAAAAAGCTTGCCCATGTTTTTGATATTTTCTGCAATCGACTGGGCCATGAACTTAGATGTGAAAGACATTAAACCCATACCCTTTATGCCCCATTGGAGCACGGGAGGTGCAGAGCCGTCGGGACCGCAAAAATATTCGTTAAGATGCTGTACGACGGACTCGGTTCGGGTCAGGTAAGGCAGTACGTCGATAAATCTGAACATCTGAACCTTGAACTTTTCGTCCTTCATACACCATTCAATTACCTTGCCCGACCAGTACTCTTTCTTAAAAATCGAAGGAGACTCTCCTTCAATGAGCTCGTAAAGCCATTTACCGGTCCTGTATATGCGTTCCTCCAGCGCCGTTGCCATTTTTACCCCCCATAACGTTTTGTCGTCCTGGTTAAATACTTTTTAGTATGATTAAACTTATATCAGGTTGCGTCAAAAATTTAAAAGCAAAAGTGGCTACTCTTTGTGGCGTAGCGGTTAGGTGTGTTCAGGCTTTTTTGGTGAGGTTCCGGAAGATGCAGGCGAGCAGCAGTATGAGCAGCCCGGAAGCGGAGAAGGCCTTTGGATA
This portion of the Thermodesulforhabdus norvegica genome encodes:
- the pruA gene encoding L-glutamate gamma-semialdehyde dehydrogenase, producing the protein MATALEERIYRTGKWLYELIEGESPSIFKKEYWSGKVIEWCMKDEKFKVQMFRFIDVLPYLTRTESVVQHLNEYFCGPDGSAPPVLQWGIKGMGLMSFTSKFMAQSIAENIKNMGKLFIAAETPQEALPVLEKLRKDGLAFSVDLLGEAVVSEAEAEEYQRRYMELLDTLGEAQKSWTPLGDGSGNLDWGYAPMINVSIKPSAMYSQMRPQAFDYSVDQARERLRPILRKAVSMGAHITLDMEHYELKDMTFALFQRLKEEPEFREYPEFGIVIQSYLKSSEEDCKRILAWAEKNKMRIPIRLVKGAYWDAEVIWARQKNWPIPVFTRKAETDARFEKLAALLLQNHQRVYFACASHNIRSISFVIETAKDLKVPHSAYEFQILFGMAEPVRNALRKAGLPLRLYTPIGEMIPGMAYLIRRLLENTANESFLRLSFSEGKSIDELLKNPLELINTRESKKPAAESEATLPPFKNEPPTDWTVEANRRSFASALREVRKSMPFQAPLIIDGKKIKTEEIIESRNPNSFSEIVGVASKANGSHAQKAVEAAWKAFPSWGDTPPERRAEILIRAAEEARKKRHFLAALQVLEVGKSWSEADADVCEAIDFLEYYAREMIRLSRPRRMGDVPGEISELFYEPRGVALVVAPWNFPLAISTGMTSAALVTGNTVVYKPSSQSAITGYMMVTLFEKAGLPPGVLNYLPGPGRIIGDHLLRHPLVHMIAFTGSKEVGLHIIAQAAQTPPEAQHVKSVIAEMGGKNAIIIDSDADLDEAVVHVLHSAFGYQGQKCSACSRVIVLEENYDRFVTRLKAAAESIEIGPVEDPRFFMGAVIDEGAQKKIMEYIEHGKKDGKVLVMKTPEKGAEGGYFVPLTIFTDLPPDHRLCQEEIFGPVLVVIKARTFDEALDIANGTAFALTGGVFSRSPQNIEKAKKAFRVGNLYINRGITGAIVNRHPFGGFKLSGIGSKAGGPDYLLQFMVPRNNVENTMRRGFAPDIDFSDL